In Isosphaera pallida ATCC 43644, the sequence CCTATCTTGACCAGACGACGGGCCTGCTCGACGTGAGCGGCGTAGTGGTGCCGGTGGGTGGACAGTTGAGTCTGGAGGATGGCCAGTTCGTTGGTCGTGGGTTCGCGTCCCACCACGAGGCGGAAGCCCCAAACCAAGCGAGACTCGTCAGCAGAGGCAGGGCTGAGGGCCGTCGGGGAGTAGGCCGCGGCCGGGTCGAGCAGCCTGGCGGCCATGACGCGGGCGGCTTCGACAAACTGGATGTCGTTCATCAACGCCAAGGCTTGCAGCGGGGTGTTGGTACGAGGACGACGCACCACGCACGACTCACGGGTGGGGGCGTCAAAGAGTTGGAGCATCGGTGGGGGCGAGGTGCGTTTCCAGAACGTGTACAGGCTGCGACGATACAACGCCTCGCCGTGATCCTGAACGAATTTGGCGGTGTTGCTGCTGGTGAACCCGACGGCTTCCCACAGGCCGCTGGGTTGATACGGTTTGACGCTCTTGCCGCCGATTCGCTCGACTAGCAGACCCGAAACCAGCAACGCTTGGTCGCGGATCACTTCGCCGTCCAACCGGAACCGCGGCGCCCGGCTCAGCCAGCGGTTGGATGGATCCAGCTCCAACCGCGATGGGTCGATCACCGAGGATTGTCGATAGGTCGCCGAGCTGACGATCAATTTGAGCAGGTGACGCACATTCCAGCCCGATTCAACAAACTCAACAGCTAACCAGTCGAGCAAGTCGGGGTGGCTGGGACGATCGCCTTGCACGCCGAAATCTTCGGTGGTCTTAACCAAACCAACGCCAAAGCACTGTTGCCAGAAGCGGTTGACGGTGACGCGGGAGGTGAGAGGGTGGTCAGGTCGGGTCAACCAAAGGGCCAGTCCCAGGCGGTTGGGCGGGGCGTCCGGGGGCAAGGGTGGCAACCAGGAGGGAACCCCAGGTTGAACCGGCTCGGTGGGCCGGTCGTATTGACCACGCTCCATCACATACGCCTGGCGGCGCTCCGCACGTTCCTGACTGATTAACGTGGCGGGAATCGCCGCGTCGGCGGCTTCAAACGCCGACCGGGCCTGGTCGCGCTCGGATTGGACCGCGGCGAGGGCCGCTTGAGTGAGCGGATGGACCTTTGCCAAAAAGTGCATTCGAATCGTCGCGCGTTGGGAGTCGTCCCGTTTTTCCGGCTCGACCGCCAGCGCCTGTTTAACAGGGTTGGGCAGATCGGCGGAGGGGCGTCGCCGTTCCCGTTCCGACCACAACGCCAGCGACTCGCGGACCTGGGGACCCTGAGGCAATCCCGAGACAATGCCGGCGGCATCCCAGTAAACCGTCCCATCGTGCTGGGTGAAGGCCCAACCATCGACCACCATGCCGGGGGTCAATCCAACCTGGGCGGCGTCCACTTCGAGTCGAACCCACTTTCCGGGAGGAGGCAGGGGACCCATTGGTCGGTTGGCGGGGGTATTGATTTCTCCAAAGGGGATGAGATTCTCACCCCAGTGGACGCGATGATTCCAATTTCCTTGGGCGTGGAATTGGAGCATGATGGCCTTAGGTGGGTTTTGGGGGTCGATCCAGACGTAGGCAAAGAGTCGGTCCCCCTCGTCGATGGTCAGGCCAAACGCGGCGTCGGTGAAATAATGTTGGTCGAGACCCTGGGCAGTGCGGGTGTGGGCCCGTTGGCCCAGGAAGACCGGTCCCTGATCCTTGGTGATGAAGGTCCAGGGTTGGGTGCCGTTGGCGGTGGGCTTGGCACCGTCGGGCAGGTCGTCGTCAATCCAGACCTGATAACGCGGCAGCCCATTGGTCAATTCGGCCAGTTGCGTCGGGCCAACCGGGTCGCGGTAGGGGAGGGTGGCGAGCGCCTGGTTGAACGCGGCCTCGGCCTTCTCCCAACGGTCGCGGGCCTCGGCCAATGCTCGTTCCTGTTCGGGAGTGGGCACCTTGATCGACGGCGGCGGCAACAAAGCGTTGCCATCCATCGCGGCATCGGCCATGTTGTAGAAGAAAGCGTAAAGTTGATAGAACTCTTTTTGAGTCAGCGGATCATATTTGTGGTCGTGACAAACCGCGCATCCGGCGGTCAGACCTAGAAAGACCGTCCCAACCGTCTCGGCTCGATCGACCGCGTAGCGGAAATCGAATTCCGCGTCGATAGCTCCACCCTCACTGGTGGTGACGTTGCAGCGGTTGAAGCCGCTGGCCACTTTCTGACTGACCGTCGCGTTGGGCAGCAAATCCCCCGCCAATTGCTCGATCACAAATTGGTTGAACGGCAGATTTTTGCGGTACGCCTCGATGACCCAATCCCGATACGGCCAAATCGACCGTTCGTTGTCGAGGTGAAGGCCGTGGGTGTCGCCGTAGCGGGCCGCATCCAACCACAACCGCGCTTGGTGTTCAGCGTGTCGGGGCGACTCGAGAAGACGATCCACCAGCTTGTCGTAGGCTGCTGGATCACGGGCCGTTTCGGCCACGAAGGCGTCGATTTCGTCGGGCGTGGGTGGCAGGCCAGTCAGGTCGAGGGTGACGCGACGGATCAAGGTGACCGGATCGGCAACGGGATTGGGGACCAGTCCTTCGCGTTGCAGACGGTCGCGGATGAAGGCGTCGATGGGGTTGCGGATGGGTTCGGCGTGGTCGCCGGGGATGGGCTTGATTGAGGGGGGCGTGGGTCGTCGCGGTGGCAGGAAGGCCCAATGTTCGGTCCAGGGCGCGCCTTGTTGAATCCAGGCGGTGAGTATTTGGATCTGGTCGGGGGTGAGTTGGTTGGGTGCCTCGGGCGGGGGCATTTTGCCGGGGTCGTCCGGCTCGGCGGTGATTCGCAGGAGGAGTTCGGACTCGTCGGGGTTACCTGGGACAATGGCGCGTGAGCCGGACCGGAGGGTGGCGAAGGCGTCGGGTTTGGAGTCGAGTCGCAGTCCGGCCTTGCGGGTGGTTGGGTCAGGTCCGTGGCAGTGGTAGCAGGTGTTGGAGAGGATCGGGCGGATGTCCCGGTCGAAGTCAATGGTGGGCACGGTCGGGGCGTCTTGCCCATCCGCCCAAGCCGGGGCCGGGGCCAATCCAGCCAACCAAGCCACGGCAACCGCCGCGCCGACCCAAACACGCAACGAACCGAGGATGGGCACGATCATCATAAGACGCCTCCCAGAGAACGGGCAGCGGTTCCAACGGGCGGGATGAGGAAGGAGGGGAGTGGGGCGAGACCGAAAGGCAGGTTAAAGAATCGTAGCACTTCGGTGCAAGGTGAGCGAGGCGATTGTATCACCTTGAAGTTCCGAAGAATAGGGGCCAACGCTGAGCGTCGAACGGGACGACGGCAGTTTGGCCGAAGTTTGACTCTGGAGTGGAACCTCCCGCGTGTTCGACGAGGCACGGGGCGGGTGATGGGGGGGTTGTAACTGGAAAAGACCTCGCGCTCGACGGAGCTCAAGGCTGGATGAGGGCTTCGTCGTGGTTGAGCGGGAGATTGCGGATCATGGTCCAGGCCGCGTGTTCGACCGGGTCGAAATGCTCGACCGCCGGAGCTTCGCCCACCTTGACCAGATGCAGGCCGCTCAATAACATCCGCGAACCGCTGAGAAGACATTTTCACCGGATCGGACAGAATCGCAAACTCAGTCGAAGAAGGCAAACGACTTGGAATCAGCCAGAACACCCGCGCCGTTCGAGCCTCCGCGACTAAAGCGGTTTTAACTTTTTTTCTTTTCAACCGGACACGCGAAGCGATAGGGCGTCGATGGGGTTGCGGATGGGTTCGGCGTGGTCGCCGGGGATGGGCTTGATTGAGGGGGGGCGTAGGTCGTCGCAGTGGCAGGTGTTGGAGAGGATCGGGCGGATGTCCCGGTCGAAGTCGAGGGAGAAGACGGACGCGATCGCGCTAGCGCTTATTCGAGGGAGAAGACGGACGCGATCGCGCTAGCGCTTGTGAGCAGATGAACTGCGATTGAGTTCAATCGATCAACACATGATCGGACTCTCTTCTTTCTCCTGCTTACTCCAGCACGCGGCGAGGGGAGTCGGTGGGCAAATAGAAGATTCCTGCTCCACTCTCAACCCCGTGCTGAAGCAAGCCTCATGGTTTGACTTGGCCTGATGATAGGTGTGTTTAGATAAGTTCGCGGATAGGGGGCTTCTCGACGAGGTATTGGGGCCGTCCAGTGGGGTCTTGCAGGGTGGTTGAGGTGGTATCGATGCCTAGGACGTGATAGAGGGTGGCTAGGACTTCCTGGACGTGAACCGGGCGGTCCTTGGCGTATTCGCCCAGGCGGTTAGTGGAGCCGATAACTTGACCGCCCCTCAAACCGCCGCCGGCCAAAAAGGCGCAGCTGACCGGAGGCCAGTGGTCACGTCCGGCCTGGTTGTTGATCCGCGGGGTCCGACCGAACTCGCCCCAGGCGATCACCGCCACGTCGTCGAGCAATCCGCGTTGGTCGAGGTCTTCGATGAGGGCGCTGAGGGCCTGATCGAGTTTGGAGCCGTGGTCGCGCACCAGGTCGAAGTTCTGGCCGTGGCTGTCCCAACGTCCATAGCTGAGGGTCACGCAGCGCACGCCGGCTTCGATGAGGCGGCGGGCGATCAAGAGATGATCGTTGGCCGTGGGAGCGCCGTCGTACTGATAGTTGTAGGGTTTGCCGTCGCCGTAGCGTTGGATGATGGCGGGGTCTTCCTTGGAGAGGTCGAGCGCGTCGAGCAGACGGCTGGAGGTCAGCACCTCGAACGCTTTTTGGGTGGCGGCGTCCACGCCGGTGAGCGTGCCGTCGGCGTCGAGGTCGCGCCTCATGTGGTCAAACGAGGCGAGCAGGCCACGGCGATCGTTCCATTGGTCGAGGGTGACGCCGTTGAGGGTCATGTTGGTCATGGCCGGTCCATCGGGCCTGAACGGCGCGTAGGCCGCGCCGAGGAAGCCAACCCCGCCGGGATCGCCCCAAGGAGCATGCCCGGTCTTGGGAGCGAGTCCAACGAACGGCGGCACTGCTGGATCGACCGGACCGTTGAGCTTGGAGACCACCGCGCCCAGGCTAGGACGGCCGCCGATCGAGCGCAGATTGTCGGGTGTCCAGCCGGTGAAGCATTGGAACGACTCGTGACGGTCAACCGCGCCAACAATCGACCGGATGATCACCGCTTTGTCCATGAGCTTGGCCAGACGTGGAAAGCACTCGCCAATCCAGATGCCCGGCACATTGGTTTCGATCGGCTTGAATTCGCCGCGAATCTCGGCGGGAGCTTCGGGCTTGAGGTCGAACATGTCCTGGTGGGGTGGTCCGCCGCCCAAAAAGACGTTGATGACCGCCTTGTGACCCAGCCCTTGTTTGCGGGGTCGGTTACCGCTTTGTGCGCGATCGGTTTCCCGAGCCGCCTGAGCAGCCCGCGCTTCGATCCGAAAGAGGTCGGCCAATCCCAGGTAGCCCGCGGTGGTCCACAGGCCACCCAGTTGCAGGAAACCGCGTCGGGAGATTCCATCGCAATAGGCCCGTCGCTTGCTGGGTCGCGTCATCGTTCCGCTTCTCCTTGGCTCGTTAGGGAGCCGTCATGTTCCGACCTGGCCTCCCCACTCCAGCACGCTTCATCTCACTCCGGGGAGGTCACGATCCGCACTGTCCAGCCTCACCCGGTTTGAGACGGGTCGAACGATTATCCCTTTGAGAAATGTTAAACGTCGGAACCGGGAGCCGTCAAGCGGCAACTTGAGGGGGTGCGGCCTGATTGGTCGAATTCAGGGCAAAGTGGTGTGGGGAGAACGCGATGGTCTTAGGGATTGATGGGTGGCTCTTGCGAGTGCACTTGGGTGTGTCATGGCGTGTGGCGAACCTTCCGTGAGGACAAGTCGGGTTGAATGAGAAACTCATCGCACCTCACGTTGACGAGTCAAGAGGCATAGGTTCGGACGGTCAGGAATCCATTGGTGGGGGCGGTCCAGCGGTCAAGGTCCACGTCGTCGGTTCCCACGACGAACCCTTGGTCTTCGCCGATCACTCCCTGGATCATGCCTTGGGTTTGGAGGTTTTGGACCGCGCCGAAGTCGGCGACGTTGTCGCTAAGAAGAGAAGAGAAGAGTTGTTGGAGGTTCGCAAAATCCAACGGACCGACAGACACCAATTCATTTTGGTTAGCGGGGTTTTGACGCTTCATTCCTGGACGTTGACGATCCGGCTGGACTGCCAGCGGCGCGAGAATCGAGACGACGACATTAACCCTCGCTTGATACGGTTGAGAGCGGTCCTTCAGAGCCCGGGGGATCGCGCCACCAGAGCCAGCGCGCCGCGATGAGGACACCCAGGACCATGACGACCGTGCTTGCGAGGGCGGCGACCAGTCCACGGCCGGGTGCCGTGGCCACGAGAAGGTTGAAGGAGGTGTGCCAGATCGCAACGACGAAGACGCTCTGAACACGAAAGAAGATCCACGCCAAGACGATCGAACCGGACGCAAGGCCAAGCGCCCAGCCGAGGAGCGCCGGACCAAGTAGAGCGGCCATGCTTGCATTCAGAGCGAACAGCGGCAGGTGCCAAAGCAGCCACATGCCCGCGACGAGCAGGGAGGCGTGCAGCTTCGAGCGACCCCGCGCGAGTCGAGGCAATGCGAAGCCACGCCATCCCCCCTCCTCGCCGATGCCGTTCAGAATCAACACGAACAGCAACGACGCGGCCGGAGGCCAACCCTCAGGAACGCCTGGATAGGTGTTGAGGTCGTCCAGCGTGGGTGGTGGAACCCCGAACAACGAGAGGATGGCATACGCGGCAACGCCGAAGAGAAGTGGCGACGTCGCGAGCAGCAACGATGGGAGGCGAGGCGACGGCAGGCGAACGCAACTGAGGAGCAAGCAACGCAGGCCGCCGACGCCGTCCACAACCGCCGTGACAACCAACGCGGCCAGAAACGGGCCGAGAAGCCCCGGCAGGTGGGTCGCGCTTGAACCGGGTTGAACGCGATCCCCTTTCAACAGCAGATACAGCCAGTAGGACCAGGAAAACGCGAAGGCCAGCACGAAGTAGCTCAGAACAGCGTGTTTCCGCATGGTTGGGGGGTGGGACAAGGTGGAAGATCGGCGCGACAACGAAGCTCATCCGTGGACATGCCCAAGACCAAGACATCGCAAGAGCAGTGGACTGGACCACAACGCTGGTATTAGGTGCGGCTTTGGTTGGACCGGCGTGTTCGATCCAATCGAGAACAAGCCAGCCCACTTATTGGTTCGTTAAGCTAAGCAAAATCAAATCGTTGTTTGTAGTGATTGTCCTTTTGGCTGGAAAACGGCTTGCCGGGAGTCGCGCTCCACTCTTGGAGAAATGAATGCTGAATCATCCCCGACAGGTTTCTGAGTACCAAAGCAAAACCCACAAACGACCAAAGTTGGTTTGTGAGACAGACACCTAAATTACGTTCACTTATAGCTCGCGTGAGTGATCACCGATCATTTTGGTTTTCGAGTCTGAGAAACCAAGGGTGATCAACGTCATTGAAGACTAGCGATGTGATCAAACATCAACATCGCCGTCTTTAGAGTTTCAAAACAAAACAGACTTCAACCTCAAGTCGGGGCGGCGGGATTTGAACCCACGACCTCTAGAACCCCATTCTAGCGCGCTAGCCAGACTGCGCTACGCCCCGTGGCGTCGGGCCAATCACGAGAACGCCGAAGAGTGACCGTGGCAGGCTCGACTCCAGCGATTGTACGAACGGTGTCGGTGATGTCAAGACGGTTTTGAGCTTGCGGACGAATTGCCTTCCGGGAACGAGGCGGACGTGGTAGGGAACGCAGGTCGGAACGCGAGGAGTTCGCCCTCGAAACGCCGGGAAACATGGGCGGGGAGGCGGTGATGGATCTGATTTGCGGCGGGATGTATCGGTCTTGCTCGACCTGGCAATATGAGGTGGCCACAGCGCTGTTGCGACGGTTCGCTCGGGGGGGAGTCGAGCCGTTGGGCTATCTCACCGGAGCAGAGTACGCTCGCTTGTCCCGCGCGACCCGCGAACCGATCCGGGGTTGGCGGGTGCTGAAGAGTCACGAGGAAAGTCCGGTCCTAGCCAGGGTGTTGCGAAGGGGCGAGGCCCGCGCCTTGTATTCGTTTCGGGATGTACGCGAGGTGGTCTTCTCGATGCTCCATAAGCGGCGGGAGTCGTTCGAGACCTTTCTGTACGCGGGCCGTTTGCATCAAATTTTGGTCAACGACCGCTTTTGGAGAAACCAACCCGGCGTCCTTATCCAGCGCTACGACGACCTCACGGCCCGCCCGGCTGAGGGGGTCAGTCAGATCGCGCGGTTCTTAGGGTTGGAGGGGGTCACACCCGAAGCATGCCAGGCGATCGCGCAGGAGTTTTCCAAAGAGGCCAATCTGGAACGCACTCGCCAACTCCGGGAGCGTCTCACTGCCCAGGGGGTCGATTTGGACGACCCAGCGAACGCTTTGGTTTGGGACCGCGAAACCCTGTTGCACTGGAACCACGTCCGCGAGTCCGCTCCCACTTGGAGGGATCTGGCGACGCCGGCCCAGCGGCGGATTCTGGGCGCGGTTTGCGGCTCTTGGTTGATCGAACAGGGTTTCGAGACCGATGACCGTTGGATTGTCGCCGCCGTTCCCGCCGATCGCGCTCCACGTTGGCGACTCGACCCAGCCGAACGCGCGGCCGTGCGTCGCGGCCTTCGGGCCAACTGGGCGTTACGCACCTCGTTGCGTCACCCCGTCCTCGTCGCCACGCTGAAACGTTGGTTGAAACAATCCTAAACGCAGAGACACGACGGACGAACGCAGGGAACCTCTATCCCCAGTCCGTCTTCATCGAAACGGAACCATCAAAGAAACGCAAGGAAGAGGAGGGGAGGGTGACTCCCCCACCCAAACCGGCTTCCGATCCCCCTCACCTGCCGATCATCCCCCCCTTTCACGCTCCACCCAGGTGTCCCAATAGGTCCAAATCTCAGAGAAAACCCTGAATCGCGTCATCTCCGACTTGATCGAAGTCTATTCTACTGGTAGAGGGTCACTATTCGGGAAACCAAAGATCGTGATTCAAGAGTCGCGGAAACACGGACCGAAGGGACAGGAGGTTTCCTCTCGGTTCGCAGTGGTCGAAATGGGTTGGCTTGGGCGTGTGTTTCGGAGGGCTTTCCGGCGCAGCTCAGGCGTCCCATCGTCCCGTCGGAAGTCTCAACTCGTTCAGGGGACCGATTTTTCCGTTTGGTCTCTCCCATCCAAGGACGGCCCGGCTTTCCGTCTTCCTCTCCCCGCCTCGTATCGGTGGCCGGCCGATCATCCCTCCTTCCCCCACTCAACTCTTGTTTTCGGAGGGGAACGCCATGCTGACGATGATAACGCCGCCGGTTGGCCGACTCGATGGCAGTTCGTGGTTCCGTCGTTTGGTTTTGACCGCCTTCGTCGTATTGTCCTCGGAATCAACCGGTTGGGCCGACGAACCGCCTTCCGCCGCCTTGGCTTCCAACCCGTCCAACGATTCGGTCGCCAATCCTGCGACCTTGGGTTTCGCGTCGGCTCTTCGGGTGTGTGACCGCCAGGCGCTGCGTGATGGTTCGGGGTGGCGGGTTCACTACCGCTTGGAGGTGGCGACGGCGGCTCCGGTCGCCGTTGAACCCGGCGAGGTCGTGGTGATCGTCGAGTCCGACCTCTCCAACGCCCGCGTGCCCGGACTGGAACAGCCCCGCCGATCGCGACTCGTCGTGCGGGGCGACGAGGGGCTGGTCGCGCAATGCGACCTGGACCCCACTGCCGAGGAAGCCCGTCGCAGCCGCGAACGGCTCATGGTCGAGTTGATCGTGAATCCCCCCAGACGCTCCCGCTTCGAGGCGACCGCCGAATCCCCCGGTTTGAGCCAAGACCCCACTGCCGATCCCTTCGCAGCTCCCACCGCCGTGGAATCGCCCGCCGGACCCCTGCGAATCGCTCCCGCGACGCCCGACGAAACGGGTCGCCGCGGCTTGGGTGGAGAGACCATCCCCGCAGCGGCGGGACCGATCCCCTCGTTGACTCTGCTTCCCGGCGCGACGGTGGAGGTGGTGTTGCTCTTGAGTCATCACCGCTTTTTGTATGGTCGCTACGAGCCGCTTCTGGGTCGTCGCGCGATTCAGATCCGCCTAGGCGAACTGAGCTTCGCCGACCGAATCGACCTAGACGACGACCGCCCCGTGCCCCCCCCGGTCCATCGCCTCGACGGTCCTCAGGACGGCCCCCCCGCCGATCGCCTCGACCCCTCCCAATATGTCTCAGCACCGCATAGCCTCCACCTGGAAGCCCACGCGCCAGGGAATCAGTCGTACCGATTCAAGGATCAAGAGGTGCGTTACGGGACCACCATGCGGCTCTCGTTTTCCTATTTGGTGGCGATTGGATCGGAAGGCCGCGTCAAGGCCCGGGTGTCACAATATCGCGACGGCCCCGCCTCCTCTTGGCGGATCCTCCCCGAGGGGTGTGTGGAGATCCCCTTGACCGAGATCGGACGCTGGACCCGAGTCGAGACCGTGTTCCGCACCCAAAACGACGCCACCACCATCGGACTCGACTTCCGCATCGGCGGCGACATCGGCGAGGCCTGGATCGACGACATCGTTCTTGAGGCCATCGACGATCAAGGCGCGACTCAGCCCCGGCGTCCTTGAAGCTCCCCCGCCCATCATCATCCCGTTCCCTAGGTGGGAAGCAACTCTCCCTAGGGACGGGAAATGACCTGCTCGAACAGGGTCTGAATGCGGGTCACGCCGATTGTGCCGCGCTAGACAGCCACGCCGCGGAACGTCGGCCATCAACCCGACCTCAGCTGAACTCGCCACGGATATAGCGGGCGGTGGTTTCGTGCAGGGGGTTCTCGAAGAGTTGGTAGGTGGGACCGTATTCGATCAAGTGGCCGGTGCGCCCGCCTTGAGTCGTATCGACATAGAAAAAGGCGGTGTAGTCGGCAACGCGGCGCGCCTGATCCATATTGTGGGTGACGATGACGATGGTGTAATCCTTTTTGAGTTCCAACATGAGGTCTTCGATCTTCTTGGTGGCGATTGGATCCAGCGCCGAGCATGGCTCGTCCATTAAGAGGATTTCTGGACGGGTGGCGATGGCCCGCGCGATGCAGAGGCGTTGCTGTTGACCGCCGGAGAGCGACAGGCCGGAGGAGTGCAGTTTATCTTTAACCTCGTCCCAGAGCGCGGCGGCTTCAAGAGATTCGCGGATGCGTTCCTGATGATTCCCCTTGAATCGATTGAGCCGTAGCCCAAAGCCGACATTTTTGGCGATGCTCATGGCGAAGGGGTTAGGTTGTTGGAAGACCATGCCGATGGTCCGGCGCACCGCCACCGGATCGACTTCGGGGGCGTAGATGTCGTGGCCGTTCAACAACACCTGACCTTCGAGGCGGAAGCCGCGGATCAGGTCGTTCATGCGATTCAGGCAACGCAGCACCGTGCTTTTGCCACAGCCGGAAGGACCAATGAAGGCCGTGATCGTACCCTTGGTGATTGGCACATGGGAGTCGCGCACCGCCAAAAAGTCACCGTAATACAGCCGATCAATCGCGCAGTTGATCAGAAGGGCGGTGGTGGTCTGGGATGACGCCGGGGTTCCCAAGGCGTCCTGAAGAGGGGTGGACATGGTTGAAGAGTCCCTGTGATCGTGACGTGAGAACTGACATGATCGGCAGCCAGTTGGAGCGACGAGGGTGAAGCAGGGGCAAGGGGCTCATCGTCTCGTTTGAGTGGAGGGAGCCTGCGCGGCCACGACGCGGACGGCGATGTTGGCGGTCAGCGCCGCGACGACCAGGATCAGCGAGGCGGCCCAGGCAATGTCGATCTGGCTGGGATATGGCACACCGGAGAAATTGTAAATAAGAACGGCCAGCGAAGCAATCGGGGTGATGAACGGGGCTTCGGGCCAGTAGTCGAAAAACAGCGCAGTGAAGAGCAGGGGAGCGGTTTCCCCCGCGGCCCGCGACACCGCCAGCATGATACCGGTGAAGATACCCGAGGAGGCCGTAGGCAGCACCACCTGGAGGATGGTTTGGGTGCGGGTGGCCCCCATGCCCACTGCCGCTTCGCGGAGTTTGCGGGGTACCGCGCGGAGGGCTTCGGCAGTGGTGAGGGTGATGACCGGAATCATCAGGATCGCCAGGGCGACGCCGCCGGCCCAGGCCGAGAAGCTTCCCGTGGTCAGCACCACCACCGCGAAGGCGAACACGCCCGCCAGAATTGAGGGCAGACCGCTCAGAACCTTGGCGGCGAACGAAACGACCGTGGCAATCGAACTCTCGGGACTGGCAACCTCGGCCAGATAGATTCCGGCCATCAAGCCAATCGGCACCGCCAACGCCGAGGCGATGGTCACCAAAATCAAGGTGCCTAACAGCGCATTGCCCAACCCTCCGCCCGGCATTCCCGCCGCGGGCGGCAGATCGGTGAACAGCTCGAGACTGAGCATTGACCCCCCTCGCGTCAGCACTAACGCCAGGACTGAGACCAAGGGCACCAACGCCAGAAAGGTCAACGTCAAGGCGAGGATGGTCAGGCCAGAGTCGATCAGAAGCCGACCTTGCGTTAAGTCGCGTCGGAAGGGATGAGGCGGCTTGTTCCGATCCGACGGCGACGATTCACCTAACTTTCGGCCGGGGGTACCCTGGGCGGGTTCGGTGTCGGGGTCGAGGCCGTGACCGAACGGTTGAGAACTTATCGTCATCAATGTATCCCCTTGAGCGACCGCGACGCCCGTTGAAGAATCAGCACCCCAACCACGTTGATCACCAGGGTGATTACCAGTAGCGCTAGGGCCGCAGCCATCAACGCGGGAATCTCCACGACTGGATCGGCTTCGGCGAACTTGTTGGCCAGGAGAGCCGCCAGGGTGGTGCCCGGTGCGAACAGCGACCATTGGATCGTGTTGGCGTTGCCGATCAGCATCGCCACGGCCATCGTTTCGCCCACCGCGCGGCCGAAGCCCAACACAATCGCGCCGAAGATCCCCGGCGCGGCGGTGGGTACGATGATTTGCAAGATGGCTTGCCAGCGGGTCGCCCCGATGCCATAGGCGGCCTCTTTGAGTCGCTGTGGAACCGACGCCAGAGCGTCGCGCGAAATCGAGGCGATGGTGGGCAGGATCATGATCGCCAGCACCAGCGCTGCGGGGAACATCCCCGGTCCGCTCAAGCGGGTCGAGAAAAGAGGAAACCAGCCCATCGTCTCGTTGAGACTGTTGGCGATGGGACGCACCAACGGCACGATCACGAACAGCCCCCACAACCCGAACACCACCGAGGGAATCGCCGCAAGCAGTTGCACTAAGTTGGTCAGTAACCATTCCAGCTTGGGCGGCAGAAACGACTGACTCAGCACGATCGCCACGGTCACTCCAAACAGGGTTCCCATTGCGAGAGCCAGCAGCGAACTGACCAGTGTACCGGCGATCTGGGGCCAAATCCCGAACCTTGCCTCCGCTACGCTCCAATCCGATCCGATCAGGAAGCCGGGGCCATAGGTGATCAGCGCTGGCCAGGCGGTGCGGGTGATCTCGTAAACCAGAAAAACCAGCATCAACACCACCGCCAGCGCGAACAGCCGTGTCAGCGTTCGGAACCCGCGGTCGTTAAGCTTCTCAAAGGTTGAGGGAGGCTGTGCCAGAGTGCCTCGTGTTTGGGGCGAGTTGGTGGTGGTCATTCCCGGTTCCCGTGAGGATCTTCCGAAAAACCCGCGACGGCCTTCTCAATCCGTTCCTCGATGTCCCCGCGCGATGAACCGGCGACGGACGCGGCGGCGGGCGGCGGCGATTCTGATTCCTGCCCGACCGACTCGGCCGCGTTGGCGACTTCGATCGAGTCGATCGCCTGGCGAACCTGTTCGACAGTGGCCGGGGGCAGGGGAACGTATCCCAGATCGGCGGCGTAAGTTTGTCCTTGATCGATCCCGTAACGCAAGATCGCCTTGAGCGCCGAACCCACTTTGGGATCGTCGTAACGCCCACGCACCAGTA encodes:
- a CDS encoding sulfotransferase domain-containing protein; this encodes MDLICGGMYRSCSTWQYEVATALLRRFARGGVEPLGYLTGAEYARLSRATREPIRGWRVLKSHEESPVLARVLRRGEARALYSFRDVREVVFSMLHKRRESFETFLYAGRLHQILVNDRFWRNQPGVLIQRYDDLTARPAEGVSQIARFLGLEGVTPEACQAIAQEFSKEANLERTRQLRERLTAQGVDLDDPANALVWDRETLLHWNHVRESAPTWRDLATPAQRRILGAVCGSWLIEQGFETDDRWIVAAVPADRAPRWRLDPAERAAVRRGLRANWALRTSLRHPVLVATLKRWLKQS
- the pstB gene encoding phosphate ABC transporter ATP-binding protein PstB, producing MSTPLQDALGTPASSQTTTALLINCAIDRLYYGDFLAVRDSHVPITKGTITAFIGPSGCGKSTVLRCLNRMNDLIRGFRLEGQVLLNGHDIYAPEVDPVAVRRTIGMVFQQPNPFAMSIAKNVGFGLRLNRFKGNHQERIRESLEAAALWDEVKDKLHSSGLSLSGGQQQRLCIARAIATRPEILLMDEPCSALDPIATKKIEDLMLELKKDYTIVIVTHNMDQARRVADYTAFFYVDTTQGGRTGHLIEYGPTYQLFENPLHETTARYIRGEFS
- the pstA gene encoding phosphate ABC transporter permease PstA; this translates as MTISSQPFGHGLDPDTEPAQGTPGRKLGESSPSDRNKPPHPFRRDLTQGRLLIDSGLTILALTLTFLALVPLVSVLALVLTRGGSMLSLELFTDLPPAAGMPGGGLGNALLGTLILVTIASALAVPIGLMAGIYLAEVASPESSIATVVSFAAKVLSGLPSILAGVFAFAVVVLTTGSFSAWAGGVALAILMIPVITLTTAEALRAVPRKLREAAVGMGATRTQTILQVVLPTASSGIFTGIMLAVSRAAGETAPLLFTALFFDYWPEAPFITPIASLAVLIYNFSGVPYPSQIDIAWAASLILVVAALTANIAVRVVAAQAPSTQTRR
- the pstC gene encoding phosphate ABC transporter permease subunit PstC, producing the protein MTTTNSPQTRGTLAQPPSTFEKLNDRGFRTLTRLFALAVVLMLVFLVYEITRTAWPALITYGPGFLIGSDWSVAEARFGIWPQIAGTLVSSLLALAMGTLFGVTVAIVLSQSFLPPKLEWLLTNLVQLLAAIPSVVFGLWGLFVIVPLVRPIANSLNETMGWFPLFSTRLSGPGMFPAALVLAIMILPTIASISRDALASVPQRLKEAAYGIGATRWQAILQIIVPTAAPGIFGAIVLGFGRAVGETMAVAMLIGNANTIQWSLFAPGTTLAALLANKFAEADPVVEIPALMAAALALLVITLVINVVGVLILQRASRSLKGIH